TTGGCCGTATCTTTTATGGTAATATCGGTAAGCAGATTAAACTTCTGGTCTTCGATGAAATCTGTTTCTTTAGACTGTAAATTTTCATCAACCAAAGAAATGCTTTTAAGTTCAAAAAGGTTATTGTTGAAATCTTTATTGTCACCAAGGATTACACTGTTGCCAAAAACCTGCTTATCACCGTTATATACGCTCAGTGCTTTTTCTGTAGGGCCGTTATAAATGATGTTTCCGTTGGACATTACAATTCCCTGGTTACATAAGGAACGTACAGCCGTCATATTGTGGCTTACGAATAAAATAGTTCTACCCTGATCTTTGGTTACATCTGACATTTTCGCCAGACATTTCTTTTGAAACTCCGCATCTCCTACAGCCAGTACTTCATCTACGATAAGGATCTCAGATTCCAGATGGGCAGCAACAGCAAATGCAAGACGTACATACATTCCGGATGAATATCTTTTCACAGGAGTATCTATATACCTTTCAACCCCGGAGAAGTCAACAATCTCATCAAATTTCCGTTTGATTTCTTTACGGGTCATTCCTAAAATGGCACCGTTCAGGAAAACATTTTCACGACCTGTCATCTCAGGATGGAATCCCGTTCCTACTTCTAAAAGAGAAGCAATCCTACCTTGGGTGTAAATTTTTCCAGTGGTTGGTTTGGTTACCTTACTCAAAACTTTCAGTAAAGTTGATTTTCCGGCACCGTTTCTCCCGATAATTCCTACGGCATCTCCCTGTTCAATTTCAAAATTGATATCACGAAGGGACCAAACGTATTCAGATTCTCCTTTAGTAGTCCTGTCATTCGCTTCACCAATTTTCAGATAAGGATCTTCTTTTCCTCTCATTTTGTGCCAGAACCTGTTCAGATCATGGGAAAGCGTTCCTGTGCCCACCTGCCCGAGACGGTATTGTTTTGATATATTTTCTGCTTTTAAAGCCAGCATAGTCTTATTAATTTAAAAAGTTAAAAAAATTATACAGTATCCATAAACGTTTTTTCAACCCTGTTGAAGACCACGATTCCTATCATCAGAAGGATAAGAATGATACCTGTACTGATTCCCAGCATTACCGGAGAGAAATCTCCCACGCCGAGCCATGCGTATTTAAAGCATTCAAAAATACCTGTTAAAGGATTGTAATAAGTTAATTTTCTGAATATACCCTGAAGCGAAGATACCGGATATATTACAGGAGTAGCGTACATATATAAGCTTACTCCAAAGCCAAGCAGCATACTGAGGTCCTTGTATTTCGTTGTAAGCGAGGAAAAAATCATTCCTGCGCCTAGTGAGAAAAGTGCCATAAGAATTATGAGAAATGGTGTGGCAAGAACCCAGATGTTAGGATGTACTTTTCCCTGAGACCAGTAATAAGCCCAAACGGTAATGAATAAAAGGAACTGAACTCCGAACCGCATCAGATTGGAAATAACAATAGAAAGCGGTGTAACCAGCCGGGGGAAATACACCTTACCAAAGATTCCGGAGTTTCCCGAAAAAGTATAGGAAGTTGCAAGCAATGATCCTGAAAAATAGTTCCAGAGTGTAACTCCTGCCAGATAAAAAAGAAGTGGTGGAGCACCGTCTGTGGGAAGTTTGGCTATTCTGCCGAAAATGACAAGATAAACAATAGTTGTTAAAATGGGATTGATAAAAAACCAGATAGGGCCCAGAATAGTCTGCTTGAAGCTGGAGACAAAATCTCTTTTAACAAACATATAAACAAGATCCTTGTACCTCCAGACCTCTTTAAGCTTAAGGTCGAATAAAGAATGCTCAGCTTCAATCGTTTCTGTCCACTTTTGCTGTGGTTCGTTCATTTGTGTAAATTTTTGCAAATGTAAAATATTTAATTCTTATTCGGTTTTTTATATTGATGAATAATTATTCACATAAAACCAAAAATAACAACTAATATATTGATATTTGTTGTTATGAGCAAAAAACTATTGGCCATAAGGCCAATAGTTTGTAAATTTTATAAGATTGTACGTTTATTTTTTGATCAGCTGCTTCAGGTATTCACCGTAACCGCTTTTACCATATTTTGTTGCGGTTTCAAGAAGCTTTTCTTCATTGATGAATTTATTTCTGAAAGCAATTTCCTCTATACATCCAATTTTGAAACCCTGTCTTTTTTCAATAACGCTTACGAATTCGGAAGCATCATGAAGAGAGTCAAAAGTTCCGGTATCCAGCCAGGCAGTTCCTCTGTCAAGGACACCTACTTCAAGTTTTCCTTTGCTTAAATATACGTTATTAACGTCGGTGATCTCCAGCTCTCCTCTTGCAGAAGGTTGAATGTTCTTTGCGATTTCCACCACTTCGTTATCATAGAAATAAAGTCCGGGAACGGCATAGTTTGATTTAGGCTGTAAAGGCTTTTCTTCAATAGAAACTGCTTTTAAGTCAGCGTCAAACTCTACAACACCATATCTTTCAGGATCAGAAACGTGATAAGCGAAGACTACTCCTCCGTCGGGATTAGTTTTGTTCTTCAGTAATGTTCCCATTTCCGAGCCGTAAAATATATTATCCCCCAGTACCAATGCGGCAGAATCATTTCCTATAAACTGCTCACCCAGAATGAAAGCCTGTGCAAGTCCGTCCGGGCTTGGTTGTACCACATATTCTATATTACACCCGATCTGGGAGCCATCACCTAATAGTTTAATAAACCCCGGCTGATCATGTGGTGTGGTGATAATCAGGATATCTTTGATTCCTGCTAATAATAAGGTGGAAAGCGGGTAATAGATCATAGGTTTGTCATAAACAGGCATCAGCTGCTTGCTCACGGCAATCGTAAGAGGGTAAAGTCTGGTTCCGGAGCCTCCGGCTAATATGATTCCTTTCATCTTTTATTTTGTAAGTTGTCCGCTACATTGTCCGTTAAATTCAGAAAAATAACAGAACGGGCATAGCAGAGCGTGTTTTGTGATGTTCTAGTTATATTGATTTTCGTAATACTTCTGGTAGTCACCGCTGGTTACGTTTTCAAGCCATTCTTTATTTTCAAGATACCAGTCGATGGTTTTACCCAGTCCTTCTTCAAAAGTTACGGAAGGTTTCCATCCTAGGTCCTTGTTAAGTTTGGTGGCGTCAATAGCGTAACGTTTATCATGTCCCGGTCTGTCTTTTACAAAAGTAATCAGTTTCTCAGAGTGCCCCTCAGGCTTTCCTAATTTAGCATCCATCTGTTTAATCAGTTCCTTTACAAGATCAATATTCTGCCATTCGTTGAAGCCTCCGATATTATAGGTTTCTCCCGTTTTGGCTTCATTGAAGATCTGGTGGATGGCTTTGGCGTGATCAATCACAAACAGCCAGTCTCTTGTATATTTGCCGTCACCGTAAATAGGTAAAGGTCTTTCATTAATGATATTGGAAATACAAAGAGGAATCAGTTTTTCAGGAAAATGATTCGGACCATAGTTATTGGAGCAGTTGGAAACGATGAACGGCATTCCGTACGTGTTTCCGTAGGCTCTTACCAAATGATCTGAAGCTGCTTTTGATGCTGAATACGGAGATTGCGGATCATAAGAAGTGGTTTCTAAGAAGAATCCTGTCTCTCCTAAACTTCCGTATACTTCATCTGTAGAAACATGATAGAATAGATTGGTTCTTTTTTCATCCGGGAATCTTCCATGGGTATGATCAGGATTCAGTGTCCAGAATTCTTTACACAGATTCAGAAGATTGGCTGTGCCGTTCACGTTGGTGTTGATGAAGGCCATAGGATCTGTAATGCTTCTGTCTACATGGCTCTCGGCAGCTAAATGGACAACAGCATCCGGATTGTATTTTTCAAATACTTTTCTTAATTCTTCAGGCTTGGTAATATCAGCCTTTTCGAAAACATAATTAGGTTCATTTTCTATGTCCTTCAGATTTTCCAGATTTCCGGCATAGGTAAGTGCATCAAGATTGATGATTGTAGTATCCGGATTGTTTTTTACAAATTCTCTTACGACATGGGAGCCGATAAATCCGGCACCTCCTGTAATGATTATATTTTTCATCTATTTATTTTCTATGGTCTTTCTTCCTATACTTTTATAATAAAACCCATTTTGTTCCGGAACTTCCAGCGGGTACATATTTCTTCCGTCAAAAATAACTTTATTTTTCATTTTTTTAGCCATGAGCTCAAAATTAGGATTTTTGAATTCCGGCCATTCAGTGGCGATGAATAAAGCATCAGCGCCCTCCAAGGCATCATACATTCCTTTTGCATATTGAATGTTGCTGCCTAGAAGTTTCTGAACGTTATTTTCAGCTACAGCATCGTAAGCTACAATTTCCGCGCCTTTCTCCAGCAGAAGAGCAATATTGTCTAAAGATGATGCTTCTCTGATGTCGTCTGTATTGGCTTTGAAGGCTAACCCCCACATGGCAATCTTTTTACCTTTAATATCTCCTCCGAAATATTTTTCAATTTCTGAAACCAGAATAACTTTCTGTGAAGTATTGACGTTTTCTGTCGCTTCTAGAATCTGGAAATTAAAATCTTCTTGCTTTCCGGATTTAATCAGCGCTTTCACATCTTTAGGAAAGCAGCTGCCGCCATATCCGATTCCCGGGAATAAAAACCGATGTCCGATTCTGTCGTCACTTCCCATTCCCAGTCTTACTTTGTCCACATCTGCTCCTACTTTTTCACAATAGTTAGCAATCTCATTCATAAACGTAATTTTTACTGCGAGGAATGAATTGGATGCATATTTTGTCAGTTCCGATGATTTTTCATCCATAAAGATGATCGGGATTCCCGTATTGGTAAATGGCTGATAGATTTTAGACATGATGTCTTTCGCTCTGTCAGAGCTTGCTCCTACAACGACCCTTGATGGGTTCATAGAGTCTTCTACCGCAAAACCTTCCCTTAAAAATTCGGGATTGGAAACTACATCAAAAGGAATGTTGGTTTTTGAGGAAATTACTTCTCTTACTCTATCGGCAGTTCCAACAGGAACGGTACTTTTATTAACAATTACTTTATATTCTGTCATCAACTCTCCAATGTTGTTCGCAACATGAAGTACATAGGAAAGATCTGCGGAACCGTCTTCTCCCGGAGGGGTAGGCAATGCCAGATAAACAACTTCGCTTTTGTCTAAAGCTTCTTTGAGATTGGTGGTGAAAAACAACCTTTCAGACTGTATGTTCCTTAAGAACATTTCTTCAAGGTTCGGCTCATAGATGGGAACAATGCCGTTTTTCATACCTTCTACTTTTTTTTCATCAATATCAACACAGTATACTGAATTGCCGAGTTCTGCCAGGGTAGTTCCTGTAACCAGCCCAACATAACCCGTTCCTACAATCGTTATATTCAAAATGTATGTTTTTAAAAATTCTGTCACAAAAGTAATAAAAATACCTTCATCCGCTTTCTTAATTTCCTGTAATAAAATTTTTGTGTTATTTGCTTGATAATAAGTTCATTTTGTATTTATAGAAAAAAATACGTATATTTGCACTGGATTTACGGAAAAAAATGGGAAGGCTTCGGAAGAAAGCCTTTTTTCGTACGGGTAAATCAGATCAATAATATGGAGTTTAGAAAAAGAATTGAAGAATTATTAAATGAATTCCTCGAAACCAGAAAAGATTTATTTCTTATTGATTTAAAGATTTCTGCAGGGGATGATATTACTGTGATTTTAGATGGAGACAATGGAGTTACCCTGCAGGACTGTCTTGATGCAAGCCGTGCAGTAGAATTCAATATGGATCGTGAAGAGCATGACTTTAGTCTTCAGGTGATGTCTGCGGGATTAAGTGAACCACTGTCTGCTCCAAGACAGTTTAAGAAAAATATAGGAAGAGAAATTGAAGTGCTTTTAGCAGATTCTTCCAAAATTGAAGGCGAACTTGCCAAAGTGGATGATGATAAAATCACCCTTATTTTACGCTACCGAAAGCCGAAAGATATCGGAAAAGGGAAAGTGGATGTAGAGGAGGAAAAAGAAATTCCTTACTCTGAGATAAAGAAAGCATTAGTAGTAATTAAATTTTAAAAGAAAAAAGAATAGATGGATAATATAGCGTTGATTGAATCCTTTGGTGATTTTAAAGACGAAAAAGGGATCAGTAAGATTGATCTTATGGCAATTATTGAAGATTCACTGAAAACTCTTTTGAGAAAGAGATTTGATTCAGATGATCACTTTGATGTAATTGTAAACCCGGATAAAGGAGATTTTCAGATATTTTTAAATAAAACCATCGTAGAAGACGAAATGTCTGAAGACGATGATCTTGAAATTGAAATCTCTGAAGCAAAGAAAATCGATCCTACTTTTGAAGTAGGTGAAGATTTTACCATGGAGATTCCTGTTGCTCAGTTAGGAAGAAGAAATATCCTTACCCTTAAGCAGATTTTAGCTACAAAACTTCAGGAGCATAACAATGCCATGCTTTATGAGCAGTTTAGAGATAAAATCGGGGAAATTGTTGTAGGAGAGATCCACCACATCCGTCACAAACATGTGATCTTATTGGATGATGAGGGGAATGAATTCATTTTGCCAAAAGAAAACCAGATCCCATCCGATTTCTTTAAAAAAGGAGAAAATATCAGAGCTATTGTAGAAACAGTAGATTTTAAAGGATCTAAGCCGCAGATCATTATTTCCAGAACCGCTCCTAAATTCCTGGAGAAATTATTAGAGCTGGAAATTCCTGAAATTCAGGACGGAACCATCATGCTTAAAAAAGTAGTGAGAATTCCGGGTGAAAAAGCGAAGATCGCAGTAGATGCTTATGACGACAGAATTGACCCTGTTGGTGCTTGTGTGGGTGTTAAAGGATCCAGAATTCATGGCGTTGTAAGAGAGTTGAGAAATGAAAACATCGATGTTATTCAATGGTCTAAAAATCCAGAGATCTTAGTAAAAAGAGCTTTAGGAAACGTTACGATCAATAAGATTGATATCAATGAGGAGCAGAACTATGCATTAGTATATACTCCGGTTGAAGAGATCTCTAAAGTGATTGGTAAGCAGGGACAGAATATCAGACTGGCTTCTTGGTTGACAGGTTATGAAATTGATGTATACAGAGAGTCCAGCGAGGATGACGACGTTGAATTGAGAGAATTTAATGACGATATCGAGCAGTGGATTTTGGATGAATTTAAGAAAGTAGGTCTTACTACTGCGAAATCAGTATTGGATAAAGATACCGAGAGTCTTTTAAATATGGTTGACCTTGAAGAGGAGACAATTGAAGAGGTAAAACGTATTCTGAGAGAAGAATTTGAAGATTAAGATTTTAAATAAATTTTAATAAAACAGTAAAAAGGAAATACTTTAATTTTAAGAATTAAAAAAATACGTAAATATATAGATGCCAAAAATAAGATTAAATAAAGCGGTTAAGGAATTCAACATTTCGATGTCCAGATTAGTAGAGTTTTTACAATCAAGGGGTTTCGAGGTTGAAAGCAATCCTAACGCTCAATTAGAAGAAGCGGCATATTCTGCATTGGAGGCTGAGTTTGCCAA
This region of Chryseobacterium vaccae genomic DNA includes:
- a CDS encoding ABC transporter ATP-binding protein → MLALKAENISKQYRLGQVGTGTLSHDLNRFWHKMRGKEDPYLKIGEANDRTTKGESEYVWSLRDINFEIEQGDAVGIIGRNGAGKSTLLKVLSKVTKPTTGKIYTQGRIASLLEVGTGFHPEMTGRENVFLNGAILGMTRKEIKRKFDEIVDFSGVERYIDTPVKRYSSGMYVRLAFAVAAHLESEILIVDEVLAVGDAEFQKKCLAKMSDVTKDQGRTILFVSHNMTAVRSLCNQGIVMSNGNIIYNGPTEKALSVYNGDKQVFGNSVILGDNKDFNNNLFELKSISLVDENLQSKETDFIEDQKFNLLTDITIKDTANDYHISYVVKNFNNDILFTMTNAGKAKLQPGNNKLVCDIPKDFFNVGEYVLSLYIIRNVHESVLHEEDILTFRIAEKGKELGEWLGIEPGFIKTNFAWERF
- a CDS encoding ABC transporter permease, giving the protein MNEPQQKWTETIEAEHSLFDLKLKEVWRYKDLVYMFVKRDFVSSFKQTILGPIWFFINPILTTIVYLVIFGRIAKLPTDGAPPLLFYLAGVTLWNYFSGSLLATSYTFSGNSGIFGKVYFPRLVTPLSIVISNLMRFGVQFLLFITVWAYYWSQGKVHPNIWVLATPFLIILMALFSLGAGMIFSSLTTKYKDLSMLLGFGVSLYMYATPVIYPVSSLQGIFRKLTYYNPLTGIFECFKYAWLGVGDFSPVMLGISTGIILILLMIGIVVFNRVEKTFMDTV
- the rfbA gene encoding glucose-1-phosphate thymidylyltransferase RfbA, encoding MKGIILAGGSGTRLYPLTIAVSKQLMPVYDKPMIYYPLSTLLLAGIKDILIITTPHDQPGFIKLLGDGSQIGCNIEYVVQPSPDGLAQAFILGEQFIGNDSAALVLGDNIFYGSEMGTLLKNKTNPDGGVVFAYHVSDPERYGVVEFDADLKAVSIEEKPLQPKSNYAVPGLYFYDNEVVEIAKNIQPSARGELEITDVNNVYLSKGKLEVGVLDRGTAWLDTGTFDSLHDASEFVSVIEKRQGFKIGCIEEIAFRNKFINEEKLLETATKYGKSGYGEYLKQLIKK
- the rfbB gene encoding dTDP-glucose 4,6-dehydratase, coding for MKNIIITGGAGFIGSHVVREFVKNNPDTTIINLDALTYAGNLENLKDIENEPNYVFEKADITKPEELRKVFEKYNPDAVVHLAAESHVDRSITDPMAFINTNVNGTANLLNLCKEFWTLNPDHTHGRFPDEKRTNLFYHVSTDEVYGSLGETGFFLETTSYDPQSPYSASKAASDHLVRAYGNTYGMPFIVSNCSNNYGPNHFPEKLIPLCISNIINERPLPIYGDGKYTRDWLFVIDHAKAIHQIFNEAKTGETYNIGGFNEWQNIDLVKELIKQMDAKLGKPEGHSEKLITFVKDRPGHDKRYAIDATKLNKDLGWKPSVTFEEGLGKTIDWYLENKEWLENVTSGDYQKYYENQYN
- a CDS encoding UDP-glucose dehydrogenase family protein, with product MNITIVGTGYVGLVTGTTLAELGNSVYCVDIDEKKVEGMKNGIVPIYEPNLEEMFLRNIQSERLFFTTNLKEALDKSEVVYLALPTPPGEDGSADLSYVLHVANNIGELMTEYKVIVNKSTVPVGTADRVREVISSKTNIPFDVVSNPEFLREGFAVEDSMNPSRVVVGASSDRAKDIMSKIYQPFTNTGIPIIFMDEKSSELTKYASNSFLAVKITFMNEIANYCEKVGADVDKVRLGMGSDDRIGHRFLFPGIGYGGSCFPKDVKALIKSGKQEDFNFQILEATENVNTSQKVILVSEIEKYFGGDIKGKKIAMWGLAFKANTDDIREASSLDNIALLLEKGAEIVAYDAVAENNVQKLLGSNIQYAKGMYDALEGADALFIATEWPEFKNPNFELMAKKMKNKVIFDGRNMYPLEVPEQNGFYYKSIGRKTIENK
- the rimP gene encoding ribosome assembly cofactor RimP translates to MEFRKRIEELLNEFLETRKDLFLIDLKISAGDDITVILDGDNGVTLQDCLDASRAVEFNMDREEHDFSLQVMSAGLSEPLSAPRQFKKNIGREIEVLLADSSKIEGELAKVDDDKITLILRYRKPKDIGKGKVDVEEEKEIPYSEIKKALVVIKF
- the nusA gene encoding transcription termination factor NusA — translated: MDNIALIESFGDFKDEKGISKIDLMAIIEDSLKTLLRKRFDSDDHFDVIVNPDKGDFQIFLNKTIVEDEMSEDDDLEIEISEAKKIDPTFEVGEDFTMEIPVAQLGRRNILTLKQILATKLQEHNNAMLYEQFRDKIGEIVVGEIHHIRHKHVILLDDEGNEFILPKENQIPSDFFKKGENIRAIVETVDFKGSKPQIIISRTAPKFLEKLLELEIPEIQDGTIMLKKVVRIPGEKAKIAVDAYDDRIDPVGACVGVKGSRIHGVVRELRNENIDVIQWSKNPEILVKRALGNVTINKIDINEEQNYALVYTPVEEISKVIGKQGQNIRLASWLTGYEIDVYRESSEDDDVELREFNDDIEQWILDEFKKVGLTTAKSVLDKDTESLLNMVDLEEETIEEVKRILREEFED